A region of Syntrophorhabdaceae bacterium DNA encodes the following proteins:
- the acsB gene encoding acetyl-CoA decarbonylase/synthase complex subunit alpha/beta — protein MSKIIASAAIRGAHNIFAKSKEAYKEALDRYGPEQEIGFPNTAYYLPIIYAITGIAVSKLKDVEKVMEICSRLIPPLVNERTPLPYLAPALDAGMATLFAEEIIEAIRYLNEPDFYLANSEDIDPLNGKIWLGAANDVIFRKRGVEFVDGTAPGFAAIVGAVPDKETASKIALELQEKNLYVFMCGENKGDRFAQQLIEAGVQIGWPTRLVPFGPQISAAVFAIGFACRVAMAFGGIKPGDFRKNLIYNKDRTYAFVLALGHVTDEWYANAAGAINWGFPTIADTPIPQVLPTGICTYEHVVSHIPHDQIVQKAVEVRGLKVQVSKVPIPVSYGPAFEGERVRGDEIYLEMGGGRTIAVEWTTSRRMDEVEDGRIEIIGKDVTNVEPGSRLHFAMVAEVAGRNFQEDFEPILERQNHHLINQAQGIMHIGQRDIAWIRISKQAVEKGFRLEHIGKIIHAKYHQEFGAIFDKVQIKIYTDEERVREILEQARAAYAYRDARIEGMTDESVDTFYSCILCQSFAPSHVCIVSPERTGLCGAYNWLDCRAAYEINPDGPNQPVKKGECIDERYGQFKGCNEYVSKASRQKIESVSFYSLMVDPMTTCGCCECIAAILPMCNGIMTVDRDFNDMTPCGMKFTTLAGTIGGGAQTPGFLGHSKYNITQRKFLIGDGGLLRLVWMPKRLKEELKDRLQKRAEELGIPNLIDMIADETVAKTEEEVLEYITEKGHPCLTLEPLL, from the coding sequence ATGTCTAAAATAATTGCATCCGCAGCCATAAGGGGAGCCCATAATATATTTGCAAAGTCAAAGGAAGCCTATAAGGAGGCCCTTGATAGATATGGTCCTGAACAGGAGATAGGTTTCCCCAATACTGCCTATTATCTCCCTATTATATATGCCATTACAGGCATTGCTGTATCCAAGTTAAAGGATGTAGAGAAGGTCATGGAGATATGTTCAAGACTCATTCCTCCACTTGTAAATGAAAGGACGCCCTTACCCTATCTTGCCCCTGCCCTTGATGCAGGTATGGCAACCCTCTTTGCAGAGGAAATAATAGAGGCAATAAGATATCTTAATGAACCGGATTTTTACCTTGCCAATAGTGAAGACATAGACCCTTTAAATGGTAAAATCTGGCTTGGTGCAGCCAATGATGTGATATTCAGGAAAAGGGGTGTAGAGTTTGTTGATGGCACTGCACCTGGATTTGCAGCTATTGTAGGTGCTGTCCCTGATAAAGAGACTGCATCAAAGATTGCCTTGGAGCTTCAAGAGAAAAACCTATATGTATTTATGTGTGGAGAGAACAAAGGAGATAGGTTTGCCCAGCAACTTATTGAGGCCGGTGTCCAGATAGGCTGGCCTACAAGGCTTGTGCCTTTTGGACCCCAAATATCGGCTGCAGTATTTGCCATAGGTTTTGCCTGCAGAGTTGCCATGGCTTTCGGTGGCATTAAGCCAGGGGATTTTAGAAAGAATCTAATCTACAATAAAGATAGGACATATGCCTTTGTCCTTGCTTTGGGCCATGTGACAGATGAGTGGTATGCCAATGCAGCAGGTGCAATAAACTGGGGATTTCCCACTATTGCAGATACCCCTATACCTCAGGTCCTCCCCACAGGTATATGCACATACGAGCATGTGGTATCCCATATCCCCCATGACCAGATAGTTCAGAAGGCAGTAGAGGTAAGAGGGCTCAAGGTTCAGGTATCAAAAGTGCCTATCCCTGTATCATATGGACCTGCCTTTGAAGGAGAGAGGGTTAGAGGGGATGAAATATATCTTGAGATGGGAGGAGGGAGGACCATAGCAGTCGAATGGACCACATCCCGTAGGATGGATGAGGTAGAAGACGGAAGGATAGAGATAATAGGAAAGGATGTCACTAATGTAGAGCCGGGTTCAAGGCTCCACTTTGCCATGGTGGCAGAGGTGGCAGGGAGGAATTTTCAGGAGGATTTTGAGCCTATACTGGAGAGGCAAAATCACCATCTCATCAACCAGGCACAAGGTATTATGCATATAGGTCAGCGTGATATTGCGTGGATCCGTATTTCTAAACAGGCAGTGGAAAAAGGTTTTAGGCTCGAGCATATAGGAAAGATTATCCATGCAAAGTATCATCAAGAATTTGGCGCCATATTCGATAAGGTTCAGATAAAGATATACACCGATGAAGAGAGGGTAAGAGAGATATTAGAGCAGGCAAGGGCAGCATATGCCTACAGAGATGCAAGGATAGAAGGTATGACCGATGAGAGCGTAGATACCTTTTATTCGTGCATATTATGTCAGTCTTTTGCGCCAAGTCATGTATGTATTGTAAGCCCTGAGAGGACAGGTTTATGTGGTGCATATAACTGGCTTGATTGCAGGGCTGCCTATGAAATAAATCCAGATGGTCCAAATCAACCTGTCAAGAAAGGGGAGTGTATAGATGAGAGATACGGCCAGTTTAAGGGCTGTAATGAGTATGTAAGTAAGGCATCGAGACAGAAGATAGAGAGTGTAAGTTTCTATAGCCTTATGGTAGATCCTATGACAACCTGCGGTTGTTGTGAGTGCATTGCTGCTATTCTGCCTATGTGTAATGGTATAATGACGGTAGATAGAGATTTCAATGATATGACTCCTTGTGGTATGAAATTTACGACCCTTGCAGGCACAATAGGAGGAGGCGCTCAGACACCTGGTTTTTTAGGACACAGTAAATACAACATCACCCAGAGAAAGTTTTTAATAGGGGATGGAGGTCTTTTAAGGCTTGTGTGGATGCCTAAAAGATTAAAAGAAGAACTAAAAGATAGACTTCAAAAAAGGGCAGAGGAATTGGGGATTCCTAACCTGATTGATATGATAGCAGATGAGACAGTGGCAAAAACAGAAGAGGAGGTCCTTGAATACATTACAGAAAAAGGCCACCCATGTCTGACCCTTGAACCACTTTTATAA
- a CDS encoding ASKHA domain-containing protein: protein MDKHRIKFLPLDYTYPGEHGENLLEIAMKAGVYINASCGGNGTCGKCKVRLIDGQVDSIRHPKIDESEYNEGVMLACQTNIKGDAVFEIPLESRVDRSILNRKKSHGALSAADVAQSLNSVVPELRLLKLYIEMSPPGLNDQMADAERLIRRLKEILRDKETKEINIELNIIKKLPHILRDSDWKTTIVASETDAVWNIIDIHRGDTTSTYYGVAVDVGTTTVCCKLIDLRSDRGIENRVIGESADYNAQISYGDDVITRIMYAGKKGGLKRLQEAIAGTIDRLIEDLIEKTGVDRTSISHLVAAGNTTMTHLLLGVEPRYIMISPYTPAFFNPPFATTKDVGIKAVDDVPLYLFPCVSSYVGGDIVAGVLSAGMADKEEISLFIDIGTNGEIVLGNRDWLMCASCSAGPAFEGGGIKDGMRATYGAIEQVRINQNTYEPMILTIGHERPSGICGSGLIDCLAEMILAGIITQNGRFNRDLPTRRIREVDNVCEYVLCYKEETRIGRDITITEMDIDNLIRAKAAMFAGCKVLLDSVGLSFFDLHNIIIAGGFGHYIDPIKAQIIGLLPELPSERFKFIGNSSLHGACLYMLSKRYVSQAVRIAGMMTNIELANNNRFMDEFVAAMFLPHTDERLFPETMKNHWQKNNFNNED from the coding sequence ATGGACAAACACAGGATAAAATTTTTACCCCTTGATTATACATATCCAGGAGAACATGGAGAAAACCTTTTAGAGATTGCCATGAAGGCAGGGGTCTATATAAATGCCTCGTGCGGCGGCAATGGCACATGTGGTAAATGTAAGGTAAGGCTTATAGATGGGCAGGTGGATTCTATTAGACACCCTAAAATAGATGAGTCAGAGTATAATGAAGGGGTAATGCTTGCATGCCAGACAAATATAAAAGGCGATGCTGTATTTGAGATACCCCTTGAATCAAGGGTTGATAGATCCATCTTGAATAGGAAAAAGAGCCATGGGGCATTGAGTGCCGCTGATGTTGCCCAGTCACTAAATTCGGTTGTTCCTGAACTTAGATTATTAAAACTTTATATTGAAATGAGCCCACCTGGTTTAAATGACCAGATGGCCGACGCAGAACGTCTCATAAGAAGGCTAAAAGAAATATTAAGGGATAAAGAAACAAAAGAGATAAATATCGAGCTCAATATAATAAAAAAATTGCCTCATATCCTTCGGGATTCAGATTGGAAGACGACAATAGTGGCATCAGAAACAGATGCAGTATGGAATATCATAGATATACACCGAGGGGATACAACCTCTACATACTATGGGGTTGCCGTTGATGTGGGGACTACTACGGTTTGCTGTAAGCTCATAGATTTAAGAAGTGACAGAGGCATAGAAAACAGGGTAATAGGGGAATCTGCCGATTATAATGCCCAGATAAGTTATGGCGATGATGTAATAACCAGGATTATGTATGCAGGGAAGAAAGGCGGTCTAAAGAGGCTGCAAGAGGCAATTGCTGGGACAATAGATCGTTTAATAGAAGACCTAATCGAAAAGACAGGTGTTGATAGAACATCTATATCTCACTTGGTTGCTGCAGGAAATACCACCATGACGCATCTCCTCCTTGGAGTAGAACCCAGATATATCATGATCTCCCCTTATACACCTGCATTTTTCAACCCTCCTTTTGCAACCACAAAAGATGTGGGGATAAAGGCAGTAGATGATGTGCCTTTATATCTTTTCCCATGTGTGTCTTCCTATGTGGGTGGGGATATAGTGGCAGGTGTTCTCAGTGCGGGTATGGCAGACAAGGAAGAAATAAGCCTTTTTATTGATATAGGGACAAACGGTGAGATAGTCCTTGGAAACAGGGACTGGCTCATGTGTGCATCGTGCTCTGCAGGGCCTGCATTTGAAGGCGGTGGCATAAAAGATGGTATGAGGGCTACTTACGGTGCCATAGAACAGGTGAGGATAAACCAAAATACATATGAACCCATGATTTTGACCATAGGTCATGAAAGACCGTCTGGTATATGTGGTTCAGGTCTTATTGACTGTCTTGCAGAAATGATTCTGGCAGGCATCATAACCCAGAATGGGAGATTCAATAGAGACCTCCCTACAAGGAGGATAAGAGAGGTAGATAATGTATGTGAGTATGTCCTGTGCTATAAAGAAGAGACCAGGATTGGGAGGGATATAACCATAACAGAGATGGATATAGACAATCTTATAAGGGCAAAGGCTGCCATGTTTGCAGGTTGTAAGGTCCTTTTGGATAGCGTGGGTCTGTCTTTTTTTGACCTGCATAATATTATCATAGCAGGTGGATTTGGACATTATATAGACCCCATAAAGGCACAGATAATAGGTCTTCTTCCTGAGTTGCCTTCTGAAAGGTTTAAATTCATAGGAAATTCATCCCTTCACGGCGCATGTCTCTATATGCTTTCAAAGAGATATGTGTCTCAGGCTGTAAGGATTGCAGGGATGATGACCAATATAGAGCTTGCCAACAACAATAGGTTTATGGATGAGTTTGTGGCAGCCATGTTTCTCCCTCATACAGATGAAAGGCTCTTTCCAGAGACCATGAAAAATCATTGGCAGAAAAATAATTTCAATAATGAAGACTAA
- the cooS gene encoding anaerobic carbon-monoxide dehydrogenase catalytic subunit — MSEEVIKSVDRATNEIIIKAEKEGINNVFSRAIEIKPCPIGVEESCCKICAMGPCRLPRTKKYSPEKRVGVCGATIDTIVARNFARKIASGVAAHSDHAREVAETFLKTAKGETQGFTIKDEIKLLAVALDFGIEVEGRDTKDIAIELGEKVLAEFGKQNGQLVYIKKSPSKRQEIWERYGVIPRGIDREVVEVMHRTHMGVDQDYKHLIQQATRCALADGWGGSMISTDLQDIMFGTPVPVMGNINLGVLKADEVNIIVHGHEPLLPELLVVASREPDIKRLCENVGAKGINLAGMCCSANEVLMRHGIPCAGNFLQQELAIITGAVELMTVDVQCEMQGLKNVAECFHTKLITTSDRAKIEGAEHIEFHPEDGLDTARKILRIAIENYPNRRHAIYIPQYKQDTIVGFSHETINYLLGGIFRASYRPLNDNIINGRIRGVAGVVGCNNVRTTHDSGHLIMIKELIKNDVLVLTTGCAAMACGKAGLLIPEAAKEYAGSGLAEVCEAVGIPPVLHMGSCVDNSRILMAATAMVKEGGLGNDISDLPAAGAAPEWMSEKALAIGHYFVASGIFTVFGITWPTLGSDKVTEYLFKDFESMFKGMWAYEADPLKAAQMMIEHIDKKRKALGIDKARERVLFDMDMRRALG; from the coding sequence ATGTCTGAAGAGGTGATAAAAAGTGTAGACAGGGCAACAAATGAGATAATAATAAAGGCAGAAAAGGAAGGCATTAATAATGTTTTTTCCCGTGCCATAGAAATAAAGCCCTGTCCCATAGGAGTTGAAGAGAGTTGTTGTAAGATATGTGCCATGGGCCCATGCAGATTACCCCGGACAAAAAAATATAGCCCTGAAAAAAGGGTAGGGGTATGTGGTGCCACAATCGATACCATTGTGGCGAGGAATTTTGCAAGAAAAATCGCTTCAGGTGTGGCAGCCCATTCTGACCATGCCAGGGAGGTGGCAGAGACATTCTTGAAAACAGCCAAAGGAGAGACACAGGGTTTTACCATAAAGGATGAGATAAAACTTCTGGCAGTTGCCCTTGATTTTGGCATAGAGGTAGAAGGTAGAGATACAAAAGATATTGCCATTGAATTGGGAGAAAAGGTATTGGCAGAGTTTGGCAAACAAAATGGACAGCTTGTATATATTAAAAAGTCACCTTCTAAAAGACAGGAGATATGGGAAAGATATGGCGTTATACCGAGGGGTATAGATAGAGAGGTAGTGGAGGTAATGCACAGAACACATATGGGAGTAGACCAGGACTATAAACACCTGATTCAACAGGCAACAAGGTGTGCCCTTGCAGATGGCTGGGGTGGTTCTATGATATCCACAGACCTCCAGGATATCATGTTTGGAACACCTGTCCCTGTTATGGGCAATATAAACCTTGGTGTTTTAAAGGCAGACGAGGTAAATATAATTGTTCATGGCCACGAACCCTTATTGCCTGAACTTCTGGTGGTAGCAAGCAGAGAGCCTGATATAAAAAGATTATGCGAAAATGTGGGTGCCAAAGGTATCAATCTTGCTGGTATGTGTTGTTCTGCCAATGAGGTCCTTATGAGACACGGAATCCCCTGTGCAGGAAATTTTCTACAGCAGGAATTGGCTATCATAACCGGGGCAGTGGAACTCATGACCGTGGATGTCCAGTGCGAGATGCAAGGTCTTAAAAATGTGGCAGAGTGTTTTCATACAAAGCTCATCACCACTTCTGATAGGGCAAAGATAGAAGGGGCAGAGCATATAGAATTTCACCCTGAAGATGGTCTTGATACAGCAAGAAAGATTTTGAGAATTGCCATAGAGAACTATCCTAATAGAAGGCATGCCATCTATATACCCCAGTATAAACAGGATACCATAGTTGGTTTCAGCCATGAGACCATAAACTATCTTTTAGGGGGTATCTTCAGGGCAAGCTACAGGCCTTTAAATGATAATATAATAAACGGCAGGATAAGAGGTGTAGCCGGTGTGGTAGGTTGCAATAATGTGAGAACAACCCATGATTCAGGCCATCTCATTATGATAAAAGAACTTATAAAAAATGATGTCCTTGTCCTTACCACAGGATGTGCTGCCATGGCATGCGGTAAGGCAGGACTTTTAATACCAGAGGCAGCAAAGGAATATGCAGGTTCAGGACTTGCAGAGGTCTGTGAGGCAGTAGGTATTCCTCCTGTCCTTCATATGGGCTCATGCGTGGACAATTCCAGGATCCTTATGGCTGCCACTGCCATGGTAAAAGAAGGTGGGCTTGGCAATGATATAAGCGACCTCCCTGCTGCAGGAGCAGCCCCTGAATGGATGAGCGAAAAGGCCCTTGCCATAGGACACTATTTTGTGGCATCGGGGATTTTTACCGTATTTGGGATTACCTGGCCTACCTTAGGAAGCGATAAGGTCACAGAATATCTTTTCAAGGATTTTGAAAGTATGTTTAAGGGTATGTGGGCATATGAAGCTGACCCTTTAAAGGCTGCTCAGATGATGATTGAACATATAGATAAAAAAAGAAAGGCATTAGGGATAGACAAGGCAAGGGAGAGGGTGCTTTTTGATATGGATATGAGAAGGGCGCTGGGATAG
- the folD gene encoding bifunctional methylenetetrahydrofolate dehydrogenase/methenyltetrahydrofolate cyclohydrolase FolD, whose product MSARIIKGTEVASQIREEIRAEAEVLKSTRGITPGLVTIIVGNNPASVSYVTAKQKTAKELGFYSIQENCPEDITEAELLSLIDKYNKDPLIHGILVQLPLPRLINETKVLYAIDPDKDVDGFHPVNMGRLMIGEALFYPCTPYGIQQLLVRSHINIDGAEVVVVGRSNIVGKPIAMMLCQKAQYANATVTICHTGTKDLTSHTRRADILIVAAGRPRAITAEMVKEGAVVIDVGVNRIGQTPEGKARLCGDVDFEGVKEKASAITPVPGGVGPMTITMLMLNTLRAAELK is encoded by the coding sequence ATGTCGGCAAGGATAATAAAAGGCACCGAAGTGGCGTCACAGATCAGGGAGGAGATAAGGGCTGAGGCAGAGGTGCTAAAATCTACCAGAGGGATAACACCAGGGCTTGTGACAATAATTGTGGGCAATAATCCTGCATCTGTGAGCTATGTAACTGCCAAACAAAAGACTGCAAAGGAACTGGGATTCTATTCTATCCAAGAGAATTGCCCTGAGGATATAACAGAGGCAGAACTTCTATCACTCATAGATAAATATAACAAAGACCCCCTTATACATGGGATACTCGTTCAATTGCCTTTGCCGAGACTCATAAACGAGACAAAGGTGTTATATGCCATAGACCCTGACAAGGATGTGGATGGTTTTCATCCTGTAAATATGGGCAGACTCATGATCGGTGAGGCACTATTTTATCCATGCACACCTTATGGTATCCAGCAGTTGCTTGTAAGAAGCCATATAAATATAGATGGAGCCGAAGTGGTGGTGGTGGGTAGAAGCAATATAGTAGGCAAGCCCATTGCCATGATGTTGTGCCAGAAGGCTCAATACGCCAATGCCACTGTGACCATATGTCACACAGGGACAAAAGACCTGACATCACATACAAGGCGTGCAGATATCCTTATAGTGGCCGCAGGCAGACCAAGGGCAATTACAGCAGAAATGGTGAAAGAAGGTGCTGTGGTTATAGATGTAGGCGTGAACAGGATAGGCCAAACCCCTGAAGGAAAGGCAAGGTTATGCGGAGATGTGGATTTTGAAGGCGTCAAAGAAAAGGCATCTGCCATTACACCTGTTCCCGGTGGTGTAGGTCCCATGACCATAACCATGCTCATGCTAAATACCCTAAGGGCTGCCGAGTTAAAATAA
- a CDS encoding discoidin domain-containing protein yields MTHHVFADVNLALGKPAQQSSTDYGGDAKRAVDGNNNGNYWANSVSHTKNELAWWQVDLGSIHQIRNIRIWNRTDCCGERLSNFYLLVSETPFQSNNLQSILRQAGIWHYYHNGIAGRTTDIKVNHPGRYVRVQLTSPNWLQLAEVEVFGGGEVSRPPQYADLTGVWRCNDGGKYYIRQLGNEIWWFGENSSTEPTWSNVAYGNILGNTIRLKWSDVPKGRIMNSGMMVLEIISSSKMVAKEKTGGFGGSEWTREGAVGGNEVKPPFESPTGREYTSRPYGQTPHDSKVIFDNGNIYAVYNNPTRQTTFTIHQPHMITKIVNYHWNNARGVNPGNISLRDSYGRTYGPWQAQGSPGQGGVPNAYWTVYPNMVIPAGTYTVIDSDPYTWAQNSGSQGSGMSKIEGYATNRY; encoded by the coding sequence ATGACACATCATGTTTTTGCTGATGTGAATCTTGCACTGGGCAAGCCGGCCCAGCAGTCAAGCACCGATTATGGTGGTGATGCTAAAAGGGCTGTTGATGGAAACAACAATGGAAATTACTGGGCAAATTCTGTATCTCATACAAAGAATGAACTGGCATGGTGGCAGGTAGACCTCGGCTCAATTCATCAAATCCGTAATATCCGAATATGGAATAGAACAGATTGTTGTGGTGAGCGTTTGAGCAATTTTTACTTATTGGTATCAGAAACACCTTTTCAATCCAATAATCTGCAGTCTATCTTAAGACAAGCAGGGATATGGCATTATTATCATAACGGTATAGCAGGACGCACAACAGATATAAAAGTGAACCATCCAGGAAGATATGTAAGGGTGCAATTGACATCACCCAACTGGCTCCAACTGGCAGAAGTGGAGGTCTTTGGGGGAGGCGAAGTTTCCAGACCACCTCAATATGCTGACCTTACAGGTGTCTGGCGTTGTAACGATGGAGGAAAATACTATATCCGACAACTGGGAAATGAGATATGGTGGTTTGGTGAGAATTCTTCCACAGAACCCACGTGGTCAAATGTGGCCTACGGTAATATATTAGGTAATACCATAAGGCTTAAATGGTCTGATGTCCCAAAGGGTAGGATTATGAACAGCGGTATGATGGTTCTTGAAATCATATCTTCTTCAAAGATGGTGGCAAAAGAGAAGACAGGAGGATTCGGTGGCTCTGAATGGACAAGAGAAGGTGCAGTGGGCGGTAATGAAGTAAAACCACCTTTTGAGTCTCCAACAGGAAGGGAATATACATCCAGGCCTTATGGACAAACTCCTCATGATTCGAAGGTAATATTTGATAATGGTAATATTTATGCGGTTTATAATAATCCAACAAGGCAGACTACCTTTACCATCCATCAACCCCATATGATAACCAAGATTGTAAACTATCATTGGAACAATGCAAGGGGTGTAAATCCAGGAAATATATCACTTAGAGATAGCTATGGGAGGACATATGGCCCATGGCAGGCTCAAGGCTCGCCAGGTCAGGGAGGCGTGCCCAATGCATACTGGACTGTTTATCCAAACATGGTTATCCCTGCAGGAACTTATACGGTCATAGATTCCGACCCCTACACATGGGCTCAAAATTCAGGGTCGCAGGGGAGTGGGATGAGCAAGATTGAGGGTTATGCAACTAATAGATATTGA
- a CDS encoding AAA family ATPase: MFEIIAVAGKGGVGKTTVAAMLIRYLIEEVKVSPILAVDADPNSNLNELLGVEVNSTIGEARELIKKDVPPGMTKDVWLEYKIHQAIIEGNGFDLIVMGRSEGPGCYCAVNSLAKQSIEMLKKNYRYIVVDNEAGMEHMSRLVTQDVNYMFVVSDPTPRGFMTARRIMKLIDELKLNIKNICVIANRAKDGEEEGVLYEGEKRGTHIDGIIRDDYILARGDSEGEDIFRLDRSSNALMDAYKIFEKIIIKPHRNNLGGT, encoded by the coding sequence ATGTTTGAGATCATAGCCGTTGCAGGAAAAGGCGGTGTAGGCAAGACAACAGTGGCTGCCATGCTTATCCGTTATCTTATTGAAGAGGTCAAAGTATCACCTATTCTTGCTGTGGATGCCGACCCTAACTCGAATCTCAACGAACTGCTCGGTGTGGAGGTCAATTCCACCATAGGTGAGGCAAGGGAACTTATAAAGAAGGATGTCCCTCCCGGCATGACCAAGGATGTATGGTTAGAGTATAAAATCCATCAGGCAATAATAGAGGGAAACGGGTTTGATTTAATCGTCATGGGTAGGTCAGAAGGCCCGGGTTGCTATTGTGCTGTCAACAGTCTTGCAAAACAGTCTATAGAGATGTTAAAAAAGAATTATAGATATATTGTTGTGGATAATGAAGCAGGGATGGAGCACATGAGTCGTCTTGTAACCCAGGATGTGAATTATATGTTTGTTGTGTCAGACCCTACACCAAGGGGGTTTATGACTGCCAGAAGGATCATGAAGTTGATAGATGAATTAAAGCTAAATATAAAAAATATCTGCGTTATTGCCAACAGGGCAAAAGATGGTGAAGAGGAAGGTGTTTTATATGAAGGGGAAAAAAGGGGCACACATATAGACGGTATAATAAGGGATGACTATATCCTTGCCAGAGGCGACTCTGAAGGGGAAGACATATTCAGGCTTGATAGGTCCTCTAATGCCCTGATGGATGCCTATAAAATATTTGAAAAGATTATCATCAAACCCCATAGGAACAATTTAGGAGGTACTTAG
- a CDS encoding acetyl-CoA decarbonylase/synthase complex subunit delta — translation MAFDIPKIKYTGKIKEVTIGTGEKAIKIGGESCYPFYTFEGEMPNPPKVAFEVWDMKPDDWQDWAIEPFRDVVHDPVLWARKCIDIYGAEMIALQLKSADPNGLDRDVEDVVSVVKKVVDAIDCPLIVWGTSNDDKDAVLLKRVAEVCEGKNIALGPVSEKNYKQIGAVAIGYNHVVMASTPIDVNLAKQLNILLGNLGVQDNRIMIDPTTGSLGYGLEYTYSVMERDRMAALTQEDIKLQSPIICNVAQEVWKTKETRQTREDDPRLGDEIKRSILMEAVTAMTLLMAGADIVILRHPDSARLIKDMINELLER, via the coding sequence ATGGCTTTTGATATCCCTAAGATAAAATATACAGGAAAAATAAAAGAGGTAACTATTGGGACAGGTGAGAAGGCTATAAAGATAGGTGGTGAGAGTTGTTATCCCTTTTATACATTTGAGGGAGAGATGCCCAATCCTCCTAAGGTTGCCTTTGAAGTATGGGACATGAAGCCCGATGACTGGCAGGACTGGGCCATTGAGCCCTTCAGGGATGTTGTCCATGACCCTGTCCTATGGGCAAGAAAATGCATAGATATATACGGTGCAGAGATGATAGCCCTACAGTTAAAAAGCGCTGATCCCAATGGTTTAGACAGGGATGTGGAGGATGTGGTATCAGTGGTTAAAAAGGTGGTAGATGCCATAGATTGTCCTTTGATAGTATGGGGGACATCCAATGATGATAAGGATGCAGTGCTTTTAAAAAGGGTGGCAGAGGTATGCGAAGGAAAAAACATTGCCCTGGGGCCTGTATCTGAAAAGAATTATAAACAGATAGGTGCAGTGGCAATAGGCTATAACCACGTAGTTATGGCATCTACTCCCATCGATGTAAATCTGGCAAAACAGTTGAATATCCTTCTGGGCAATCTTGGGGTTCAAGATAACAGGATCATGATTGACCCTACAACGGGGAGTTTGGGTTATGGCCTTGAATATACATATTCTGTCATGGAGAGAGATAGGATGGCAGCCCTTACCCAGGAGGATATAAAGCTACAGTCTCCAATTATATGCAATGTTGCCCAGGAGGTCTGGAAGACCAAGGAAACAAGGCAGACAAGAGAAGACGATCCAAGGCTCGGAGATGAGATAAAGAGATCCATCCTTATGGAAGCTGTGACAGCTATGACCTTGCTTATGGCAGGCGCAGATATAGTGATATTGAGACACCCTGATAGTGCCAGATTGATAAAAGATATGATAAACGAGCTTCTGGAAAGATAA